The window TCTCCGAGCGCGAAGGCATGCGCCGGGTGGGCCGCGACGAAGGTCACTTCGTCAGTGGCGTGCTGCCACGGGAAACCTGGGAGCTGACCCGCGAAGAGTGGCTGGCGCGCCATGCAGCCGACTGAACAGGCCTGGCAGGGCGAACTCTGGCTCGGTGCGGACTTCTGCCTCGTCGCCGGCACCACCGGCCACGCGCGGCCCCACGCCCACTATGCGCACCAGGTGCTGATGGCCCGCGCGGGCGATGTGAAGGTGCTGATCGATGAGCAACCCTGGCAGGGGCCTTTACTGATCATCGCCTCGAACCAGCGCCATGCGATTCTCGACAGCCACCAGCACGCCGTCACGCTGTTCGCCGAGCCGCTGGCCTTCACGCTGGACGACCTTGAAAGCGTCTGCCGGCAAACCGGACCGAACCTGGAAGCCCTCGCCGCGCAATTGCGGGCACTGCCCCGGCGCGAGCTCGATCCACGCCTGGAAAAGGCGCTGCAACGGCTCCGCGCGCTGGATGACGGCGCCCTGCCCGCCCAGTCCCTGGCCGAGGAAGCCTCACTCTCGCTGAGCCAGCTGGAGCGGCTGTTCAGCGGCACGCTGGGTCTGTCGGTGCGTCGCCTGGTGCTCTGGCAGCGGCTACGCCAGGCGCTGCGGCTGGCCATGGCCGGCGACAGCCTGACCAGCGCAGCCATCGCGGCGGGCTTCGCCGACTCCGCGCACTTCTCCCGCAGCGTGCGCAGCCAGTTTGGCATTCGCGCCGACCTGACGCTGCGCCAGTTGAAGCTGCGCCTACTCGATTAGCGCGCGACGCAGCTCTGCCGACAATTGCGGGGGCAACGCTGCCGCCTGATGTGCTGCATCGACACGGCGAAACGGCTCGGCGAGTTGCGCGAGGTACCCCACCGGATAGTCGGGGCGGTCACCGATCCCCAGGTCGTCCTCCGCCAGCCGGTAGTCCGGCAGGTACAGCGCGGTACCCAGCAGGCGATCCCAGAAACTGAAGAACAGCGCGAAATTCACATCCCCCGCCGTGCCGTATTTCAGGTGGTGCAGACGATGCAGCGGCGCCCAGGCGAACAGGTGTCGCAATGCGCCGATACGCATGTCGACGTTGCTGTGCTGCAGCAGCAACTGGATGGCGATGGCGAACGCCAGCAGCGCCGCAACCTCCACGGGAATCCCCAGCAACAGCAATGGCAGCGTGCCGCCCAAGGCTTCGAGCGCCTGGTGCAGAGGGTGCTTCATCAGCCCGTTGAAGCCGTACATCCGCGCGACGCTGTGGTGCACTGCATGCAGGCGCCACAGCAGCGGCGAACGGTGGCTGGCGTAGTGAACCAGAGTGATGCCGAGATCAGCGATCAACAGCGCCGCCAGCAACTGCAACGCCAACGGCCAGCCGCTGGGCCACCACCCGAAGTGCGGCAGCCACAGGGCGACAAGCGGGATCGCGGCAATCCCCAGGGCGTTCAGCGTCTCATTGACCAGCGCATGCAACAGGTCGCGGCCACCATCCCCGTGGCTCTCGTTCCAGGCGGCTCGATAGGGCCGGAGCCGCTCCGCCAGGAACGCCAGCAGGATCGCCAGCGGCAACAGCGCCGGCAGGCAGATCAGTGACACGCCTTCGCCAACCAGGTACAGGGCAAAGCCGATGAAACCGAAGAAGAACGCAGGGGCGTAGAGGTATCGCATGGGGCAACTCCAGTGCAGTGGGAGTCGCCAGTGTTGCCGCCGCGCCGTCAGCCGCGCTTGAACAATCTGCGCATGTTCCCTGCTCAGCGCCGCCAGGCACACCCCAGTGCGCTGAGCGCCAGGATCAGCGCCGCGCCCGCGTAGGCCCAGAACGCCGGCACCTGCGGCAACAGTACGCCGGCGAGGATTGGCCCGAGTCCCGCGCCGATGTCGCGCCACACGGCGTTGCCAGCCAATGCCTGGATGCGCGCCTGAGGGTTGCGCTGCGCCACCAGCGTCACCACCAGCGGCAATTGCAGCGCGCGCAGCACCAGCACGAAGAAGGCGCCGACGAACAGCCAGTAGCTGCCGAACAGTAACAGTGCCAGCGAGGTGGCCAGCGACAGCACGACCAGCATGCGCAGCGCGCCGAAACGATCGGCCAGGCGCCCGCCGAAGGGGCTGAAGAGCATCTCGCTGAGGTAACGCACCGCCATCAGGATGCCGGCTACCAGCACGCCGGTGCCGCCCAGGTGCGTCTGCGCGTACAGCGACAGGCCGAAGACGAACAGGCCGTCCAGCGTCACGCCCTCGATGAAGGACCAGGTGGCGATGCTGTCCGGCAGGCGCAGGCGACGCCCGCTGCTGACCGGAATCTGGTGGCCCGTGGCAGGCAGCGCGCGAGCACGCCAGAGCCCGCACAGGGCTGCCACGCACAACACGAAGAACACGCTGCGCGGCCCGAAGGCCTGGGCCATCACCGCGCCCAGCGGCAGGGCCAGCATCGGTCCGATGGACAGGGTCGCCCGCGAACGCCCGGCGCGGCGCGCGGCGCCCTGCGCCTCGGCGGTGGCGAGGGTCTGGGTGCTCAGGTTGAAGGTGGCGAAACACAGGCCCCAGACCAGGCGGAACACCAGCAGCACGGCAAAACCGGAGAGCGTCGCCGAGGCCAGCGCGCAAAGGGCCGTGGCGAACGCGGCAAGGCTGCAGGCGGTGCGGTCACCATGGCGACCGTAGAAGCGCACCACCCAGCCATAACCGACGATGCGCACCAGTCGATTCGCCGCCAGCAGGATGCCCGCTTCCACCAGGGTCACGCCGAAGTCCGCGGCGTACATCGGCAGCAGCAGGTAGAGCAGCACGTCGGCGGGCAGGCACAGGCCGAGCACCTGGGCGGAGTTGCGCGAATCTCGGTCGGCGCGGCGCAGCGGCGCCAGCTCGGCAGCGGACGACATGACAGTCTCGTGACGGCGACGGGGCTCGCAGGATAACCCGGTCCCCGGCCCGCAAGACAAGCCTTGCGCTCGCACCCGCCGTTATCGGTCTGGCCGATGCCCACCTGCGATCAATCGATTGGAACGAAAACGACAAGCCCCCGAGCATGGCCGCACGTTCAAACAACAACAAGGAACTGCCCATGCCTGCCCGATTCCACAATCCGGTCGCCACCGTTTTCGGCGGCGGCAGCCTGGACCGCATCGCCGACCTCTGCGAAGGCAAGGTCGCCCTGGTGACCTTCCCCGAAGCCGCGCAGCTGGGGCTGATCGAACGCGTCCGTGGCCTGCTCGGCGAGCGCCTCGCCTACGTCATCGACGACGTGCAGCCCAACCCCGACGTGGCCTGGCTGCGCGACGTACACGAACGTTTCTGGCGCGAAGCGGCGAACTGCACCACCGTCTTCGCCCTCGGCGGCGGCAGCGCCATCGACACCGCCAAGGCGCTGATCGTCGGCACCGCTTCCGGCCGCTTTGACGAACTGCTCGACCTGCTGGCCGCCGGCAAGCCCTTCGTACCGGCGCGGCACAAGACGCTGATCGCCGCCCCGACCACCGCCGGCACCGGCAGCGAAGTGACACCCTGGGCGACCATCTGGGACGCGCAGCAGCAGAAGAAATACTCCCTGCACCTGGACTGCACCTGGCCGAAGGTGGCGCTGATCGATCCGGACCTGATGCTCAGCGTGCCCGCCGGGGTGACCGTATCCACCGGGCTGGACGCGCTGTCCCATGCGCTGGAGTCGATCTGGAACAACAACGCCAACCCGATCTCCGACACCTTCGCCGTCTCCGCCATCGAGGACATCCTCGACTGCCTGCCGCGCCTGCAGCAGGACCTGGGCAGCCGCGAACTGCGCTCGCGCATGGCGCTGGCCGCACTGAAGGCCGGCATGGCCTTCTCCAACACCAAGACGGCGCTGGCCCACTCCATCTCCTACGAAATGACCCTGCGCCACGGCCTGCCCCATGGCATCGCCTGCTCCTTCACCCTGCCGCTGGTGCTCGGCCTGGCCTGGGGCCGCGACGCCGACCGCGACCACACCCTGCAGCGGGTGTTCGGCAGCGACCGCGCCGGCGCGCAGCAGCGCCTGCGTGAATTCCTTCATCGCCTCGGGGTCAAGACCGAATTCGGCGATTACGGCGTGACTGCCGCCGAAGCCGAAGCGATGATCGACTTCGCCATGCAGGGCGCGCGCGGACGCAACTTCATCGGCTCGCAAGCCGCCTGACGCCGTCCCTCAATGGGCGGCCCCAGCGCCGCCATTTCCTGTTGCACCGAACAAGAGTGCCGACACGCCGAGCCTTGCGCCGGCGCGAGCGAACAAGAAGGAAACCGCCATGAACCGTGCACAAACCCTGTCTGGTCCCGTCTCCGCCGTAACACCGTTCCGCGTCGCCCAGTGGCGCATGCTGCTGGCCGCGATGTTCTGCTACCTGTTCTTCTACACCGGCCGCCAGACCTTCGGCTTCGCCATTCCCGGTATCCAGGCCGAATTCGGCCTGAGCAAGGAAACCCTCGGCTGGGCCTCCAGCGCCATGCTCTGGATGTACGCCATCGGCCAGGCCATCAACGGCAACCTCGCCGACAAGTTCGGCGGACGGCGCATCATGAGCCTGGGCGCGGCGCTGTCCTGTGCAGCGAACTGGGTCACCAGCTTCGCCGGCGGCTTCGTCAGTCTGGTTCTGCCGTGGGGCATCAATGGCTACTTCCAGGCCCTGGGCTGGGCGCCGGGCAGTCGCCTGCTGTCGAACTGGTGGAGCGCCGCCGAGCGCGGCAAGGTCTATGGCTTCTATGTGTTCGCCGCCGGCTGCGCCTCGGTGCTGTCCTACGTCACCTCCGTAGTGGTGATCGACGTGCTGCACCTGGAATGGCGTTGGATCTTCCGCCTGCCGGTGCTGCTGATGCTCGCTGGCGGCATCGTGTTCTACCTGGTAGCCCGCGAGCGCCCGCAGGACATGGGCTTCGAACCGCTGACAGACACCGGCGTGGCAAACGCCGAAGACCGCGCCAGCGAAGCTGCTCACGGTGAAGAAGAATCCTCGACGCAGCGCTACCTCGCCGTGCTGAAGAACCCGCGCCTGCTGGTGGCGGCGCTGTCCCTGGGCTTCCAGAACGCCGCGCGCTACGGGCTTATCGTCTGGGTGCCGGTGCACTTCCTCGGCGCCAACTGGCAGAAAGGCCAGAGCTTCATCGACCCGAAGTGGATCACCATCGCCCTGCCCGTCGGCATGGCCGTCGGCGCGCTGAGCAACGGCTGGGTGTCCGACCGCCTGTTCGGCAGCAAGCGCTACCGCGCGATCATGCTCTACATGGTGCTGGGCGCCCTCACCAGCCTGTGGATGTGGAGCCTGCCGGCGCACAGCGGCGTCGGCCTGCTCGCGCTGTTCCTCTGCGGCTTCTTCGTCTACGGCCCGGCCTCGAGCTTCTGGGCGCTCTGCCCGGACCTGGTCGGTGCACGCCGCGCCGGCACCGCCACCGGGATCATGAACTTCTCCTCGTACCTCTTTGCGGGTCTGGCCGAACCCCTGATCGGTCGCATGCTGGATACAACGGGCAATACTTCACTGATCTTCATCGTGGTCACCACGGCCTGTGTATGCAGCGCGGTGGTTGCCCTGTTCGTCCGGCGCTGAGGGCACGGCCATGCGGCAAGCCTTCCTGAAAGAGAACCTTCATGTACCAGTACCACAAGTGGTTGCGCTCCTTTCATGCCGTGGCCCGCACCGGCAGCTTCACCCAGGCGGCGGCGTTGCTGAGCGTCGGCCAGCCGACCATCAGCGAGCAGGTCAGCGGCCTGGAGAAGCGCTTTTCGGTGGAGCTGTTTCACCGGCGGGGACGCTTCATCGAGCTGAGCCCGGCTGGGGAGCAGCTCTACGCGATCACCCAGGGCCTGTTCGGCCAGGAGGACGAAGCCTTGCAACTGCTGCAGAGCTTCCAGCAGCGCAAGCAGGGCATGCTGCGCCTGGGGGCGGTGTCGCCGCCGATCGCCATGAGCCTGACCTACTCGCTGATGCAGCGTTACCCGGACATCGAGCTGGAAACTTCCTTCACCAGCGAGGCCGGCACCCTGGAGCGGCTGTACAACTTCGACATCGACGTGGCGATCCTCGCCCTCTCGGAATTCGACCAGCGTCTGAGCACGCAGCTCTACCGCACCTGCCCGATCCTCGCGGTGGTGCGCGACGACCATCCGTGGGCGCAGCAGGACTCGGTCAGCGTGCAGGAGATCGCGAAGGAGCGCGTGGTCCTGCGCGAACCGGCCTCGCGCACCCGACAACTGGTGGAGGAAGGCTGCCGGCGGCACGGCGTGGAACTGGACTGCGCGATGCAGCTGAACAGCCGCGAAGCCATCGTCCATGCAGTGGTGCACGGCATCGGCGTGGGCTTCGTGTCGGCGGTGGAATACGCCGACCGGCCCGGCACACGCTCCATCGCCTTCGCCGAGGACCCGTTCCACATCAGCTACTACCTGTGCTGCCTGGGCATTCGCCGCAACCGGCCGATCATCGCCGAGCTGTTCGACTCCACGGCCTGACGCTCACTTTCAAGACCCCATGAACCGGCGAGCCCGC of the Pseudomonas sp. PSE14 genome contains:
- the psrA gene encoding iron-containing alcohol dehydrogenase PsrA, with the protein product MPARFHNPVATVFGGGSLDRIADLCEGKVALVTFPEAAQLGLIERVRGLLGERLAYVIDDVQPNPDVAWLRDVHERFWREAANCTTVFALGGGSAIDTAKALIVGTASGRFDELLDLLAAGKPFVPARHKTLIAAPTTAGTGSEVTPWATIWDAQQQKKYSLHLDCTWPKVALIDPDLMLSVPAGVTVSTGLDALSHALESIWNNNANPISDTFAVSAIEDILDCLPRLQQDLGSRELRSRMALAALKAGMAFSNTKTALAHSISYEMTLRHGLPHGIACSFTLPLVLGLAWGRDADRDHTLQRVFGSDRAGAQQRLREFLHRLGVKTEFGDYGVTAAEAEAMIDFAMQGARGRNFIGSQAA
- a CDS encoding LysR substrate-binding domain-containing protein; protein product: MYQYHKWLRSFHAVARTGSFTQAAALLSVGQPTISEQVSGLEKRFSVELFHRRGRFIELSPAGEQLYAITQGLFGQEDEALQLLQSFQQRKQGMLRLGAVSPPIAMSLTYSLMQRYPDIELETSFTSEAGTLERLYNFDIDVAILALSEFDQRLSTQLYRTCPILAVVRDDHPWAQQDSVSVQEIAKERVVLREPASRTRQLVEEGCRRHGVELDCAMQLNSREAIVHAVVHGIGVGFVSAVEYADRPGTRSIAFAEDPFHISYYLCCLGIRRNRPIIAELFDSTA
- a CDS encoding MFS transporter; translation: MSSAAELAPLRRADRDSRNSAQVLGLCLPADVLLYLLLPMYAADFGVTLVEAGILLAANRLVRIVGYGWVVRFYGRHGDRTACSLAAFATALCALASATLSGFAVLLVFRLVWGLCFATFNLSTQTLATAEAQGAARRAGRSRATLSIGPMLALPLGAVMAQAFGPRSVFFVLCVAALCGLWRARALPATGHQIPVSSGRRLRLPDSIATWSFIEGVTLDGLFVFGLSLYAQTHLGGTGVLVAGILMAVRYLSEMLFSPFGGRLADRFGALRMLVVLSLATSLALLLFGSYWLFVGAFFVLVLRALQLPLVVTLVAQRNPQARIQALAGNAVWRDIGAGLGPILAGVLLPQVPAFWAYAGAALILALSALGCAWRR
- a CDS encoding sterol desaturase family protein; translation: MRYLYAPAFFFGFIGFALYLVGEGVSLICLPALLPLAILLAFLAERLRPYRAAWNESHGDGGRDLLHALVNETLNALGIAAIPLVALWLPHFGWWPSGWPLALQLLAALLIADLGITLVHYASHRSPLLWRLHAVHHSVARMYGFNGLMKHPLHQALEALGGTLPLLLLGIPVEVAALLAFAIAIQLLLQHSNVDMRIGALRHLFAWAPLHRLHHLKYGTAGDVNFALFFSFWDRLLGTALYLPDYRLAEDDLGIGDRPDYPVGYLAQLAEPFRRVDAAHQAAALPPQLSAELRRALIE
- a CDS encoding AraC family transcriptional regulator, encoding MQPTEQAWQGELWLGADFCLVAGTTGHARPHAHYAHQVLMARAGDVKVLIDEQPWQGPLLIIASNQRHAILDSHQHAVTLFAEPLAFTLDDLESVCRQTGPNLEALAAQLRALPRRELDPRLEKALQRLRALDDGALPAQSLAEEASLSLSQLERLFSGTLGLSVRRLVLWQRLRQALRLAMAGDSLTSAAIAAGFADSAHFSRSVRSQFGIRADLTLRQLKLRLLD
- a CDS encoding MFS transporter, with protein sequence MNRAQTLSGPVSAVTPFRVAQWRMLLAAMFCYLFFYTGRQTFGFAIPGIQAEFGLSKETLGWASSAMLWMYAIGQAINGNLADKFGGRRIMSLGAALSCAANWVTSFAGGFVSLVLPWGINGYFQALGWAPGSRLLSNWWSAAERGKVYGFYVFAAGCASVLSYVTSVVVIDVLHLEWRWIFRLPVLLMLAGGIVFYLVARERPQDMGFEPLTDTGVANAEDRASEAAHGEEESSTQRYLAVLKNPRLLVAALSLGFQNAARYGLIVWVPVHFLGANWQKGQSFIDPKWITIALPVGMAVGALSNGWVSDRLFGSKRYRAIMLYMVLGALTSLWMWSLPAHSGVGLLALFLCGFFVYGPASSFWALCPDLVGARRAGTATGIMNFSSYLFAGLAEPLIGRMLDTTGNTSLIFIVVTTACVCSAVVALFVRR